One region of Spirochaetota bacterium genomic DNA includes:
- a CDS encoding methyltransferase domain-containing protein, with the protein MRSRFHDRQFACAYEKRLSAEGYPGVLLDIVLEEIDEGRTIIDVGAGTGFFSIPLARMGYRVIAIEPSPEMVKLFMEKINEQFSQLVSLNCIDWESWHKDRGDNLICIHSIYGMQNIDAAIKKMSCFSNKSILIIKAGSGTKSLSEIICKSLNIKRGYSDFFYKIEMILQKNGLKYRHRRIEQRRNYIFIDLNKEAEYYCKRLDIDKGKLDVVKKIIESSCQRDGDRYVFQGVYKDILFVF; encoded by the coding sequence GAGATCAAGATTTCATGATAGACAATTCGCTTGTGCCTATGAGAAAAGATTGTCCGCTGAGGGGTATCCTGGAGTTCTATTAGATATAGTCCTGGAAGAGATAGATGAAGGGAGGACAATAATAGATGTTGGGGCGGGAACTGGTTTCTTCTCTATCCCCTTAGCAAGAATGGGCTATAGAGTAATAGCCATAGAACCATCTCCTGAGATGGTCAAACTCTTCATGGAAAAGATAAACGAACAATTTTCTCAATTAGTTAGTTTGAATTGTATTGATTGGGAATCATGGCATAAAGATAGAGGGGACAATCTCATTTGTATACATTCTATATATGGGATGCAGAATATTGATGCTGCAATAAAAAAGATGAGTTGTTTTTCAAATAAGTCTATTCTTATTATCAAGGCTGGTTCAGGAACCAAATCATTATCAGAGATTATATGCAAGAGTCTGAATATTAAGAGAGGTTATTCTGATTTTTTTTACAAAATTGAGATGATCCTGCAGAAAAATGGATTAAAGTACAGGCATAGAAGAATTGAACAGAGAAGAAATTACATATTTATAGATTTGAACAAAGAAGCAGAGTATTATTGCAAGCGTCTTGACATTGATAAGGGTAAACTGGATGTGGTAAAGAAGATAATAGAGAGCAGTTGTCAGAGGGATGGGGATAGGTATGTTTTTCAGGGTGTATATAAAGACATCCTATTTGTTTTTTAA
- the rlmB gene encoding 23S rRNA (guanosine(2251)-2'-O)-methyltransferase RlmB, with protein MENKKIVYGRNTTLEYIKQLDNPSGAELFISKTAHGKIIDFIIKESQRKEIPIEYCEKSYLTRFNSSSNHQGVVLVLPRKKKATNDQEFIENILHNKGVLVLLDQLTDPQNVGSIIRTTEALGGDGVVISKSHSSNITSVVVKASAGATVYLRILTVSNIANFLENAKKMGFWIIGTSDKGDSDLTRLRGLRPSIIIIGNEGSGMRRLTKEKCDLIVQIPLKGNMTSLNASVAAGIVLYEALIE; from the coding sequence GTGGAAAATAAAAAAATAGTCTACGGACGAAACACAACATTGGAATATATCAAACAACTCGACAATCCATCCGGCGCAGAGTTATTCATCTCAAAAACCGCACATGGCAAGATCATCGATTTTATCATAAAGGAATCACAAAGAAAAGAAATCCCAATTGAATATTGCGAGAAATCCTATCTAACAAGATTTAATTCATCATCAAACCATCAGGGAGTGGTTTTAGTTCTTCCACGTAAAAAGAAGGCAACTAACGATCAGGAATTTATAGAGAATATTCTTCACAATAAGGGAGTGCTCGTTTTGCTGGATCAATTGACAGATCCTCAGAATGTCGGATCCATCATAAGGACAACTGAGGCTCTTGGTGGAGATGGCGTGGTAATATCGAAATCCCATTCCTCAAATATAACCAGTGTTGTAGTGAAAGCATCTGCCGGTGCGACTGTATACTTAAGAATTCTCACTGTCTCAAATATCGCAAACTTCCTCGAAAATGCTAAAAAGATGGGATTCTGGATTATAGGAACTTCTGATAAAGGGGATTCTGACTTAACCAGATTAAGAGGGCTTAGGCCATCTATCATTATAATAGGAAATGAAGGAAGCGGAATGAGGAGATTAACAAAAGAAAAATGCGACCTCATTGTGCAGATCCCACTAAAGGGTAACATGACATCATTAAACGCCTCGGTTGCCGCTGGGATTGTCTTATATGAGGCGCTGATTGAATGA